A stretch of the Odontesthes bonariensis isolate fOdoBon6 chromosome 5, fOdoBon6.hap1, whole genome shotgun sequence genome encodes the following:
- the wdr73 gene encoding integrator complex assembly factor WDR73 isoform X2 yields MDNTELDDILDDWFIESLKTYKDLHVYQLEHPTQVIEWTSGKTVCVAGYSSSRNEILELRLPLKLLADENKGLCAERDFKVVHGGFTEGPIRCLRHIPGTRCVVTNDGRSSDLQVWDLGGDDSAQLLSCRPTADVIKKKGSVEGRSKVSETGSRIAARDASLPQVLHGAQSSDVQLTELTSGQSLYELETSSAEPLSSLQFVGDTVFIAGCCNGSVYVADTRTSGAPQLSPPPASPGEAVLWWTDASVGAQQSSCRLVRLSSCGQAVISDLRNLGGAVCQAQLDVQTHRCQLDDVRVSWAPTLGDCISVSGFSGVVQIYDASAWKTELGEAQPLFQHRGHVVSSQQADGCVPVFVTSHVWHPERPRTLLSAASDGSVHVWDWVNPDGSVADDPTLETK; encoded by the exons ATGGACAACACAGAGTTAGATGATATTTTAGATGACTGGTTTATCGAGTCCCTGAAAAC GTACAAAGATCTTCATGTTTACCAGCTGGAACACCCCACCCAGGTCATCGAGTGGACATCAGGGAAGA ctgtttgtgtcGCCGGCTACAGTTCGTCCAGAAATGAAATTTTGGAGCTTCGTTTGCCGCTGAAACTTTTGGCTGATGAAAACAAG GGTCTCTGTGCTGAACGGGATTTCAAAGTTGTCCACGGTGGTTTCACAGAAGGCCCCATTCGCTGCCTCAGACACATCCCAGGAACGAG GTGTGTTGTAACCAATGATGGGCGGAGCTCTGACCTGCAGGTGTGGGACCTCGGAGGAGACGACAGCG CTCAGTTGCTGTCTTGTCGTCCAACGGCAGATGTGATCAAGAAAAAGGGAAGTGTCGAGGGCAGGAGCAAGGTTTCAGAGACTGGCAGCAGGATCGCAGCTCGAGACGCGTCCCTGCCTCAAGTCCTTCATGGAGCTCAGAGCAGCGATGTCCAGCTGACTGAGCTGACCTCAGGACAGAGTCTGTATGAACTAG AGACCAGCTCAGCAGAGCCTCTCAGTTCTTTACAGTTTGTGGGCGACACGGTTTTCATCGCCGGCTGCTGTAACGGGAGCGTTTATGTCGCAGACACACGGACGTCTGGAGCTCCTCAGctttcacctccaccagcatctcCAGGCGAAGCAGTCCTGTGGTGGACGGACGCCTCTGTGGGTGCACAGCAGTCCAGCTGCAGGCTTGTCAGACTGTCTTCCTGTGGACAGGCAGTGATTTCAGACTTGAGGAATCTGGGAGGAGCCGTGTGTCAGGCTCAGCTGGACGTCCAAACACACCGTTGCCAACTGGATGATGTCAGAGTGTCGTGGGCGCCGACGCTGGGCGACTGCATCTCAGTGTCAG GTTTCAGTGGAGTTGTTCAGATCTACGACGCGTCTGCCTGGAAAACCGAGCTAGGGGAAGCTCAGCCGCTGTTTCAGCATCGTGGACATGTGGTTTCATCCCAGCAGGCCGACGGCTGCGTCCCCGTCTTCGTCACCTCCCACGTTTGGCATCCCGAGCGGCCGCGGACGCTGCTGTCTGCAGCctcagatggttctgttcacgtCTGGGACTGGGTGAACCCAGATGGATCAGTTGCTGATGATCCAACACTAGAAACAAAGTGA
- the wdr73 gene encoding integrator complex assembly factor WDR73 isoform X4, whose translation MDNTELDDILDDWFIESLKTYKDLHVYQLEHPTQVIEWTSGKTVCVAGYSSSRNEILELRLPLKLLADENKGLCAERDFKVVHGGFTEGPIRCLRHIPGTRCVVTNDGRSSDLQVWDLGGDDSDVIKKKGSVEGRSKVSETGSRIAARDASLPQVLHGAQSSDVQLTELTSGQSLYELETSSAEPLSSLQFVGDTVFIAGCCNGSVYVADTRTSGAPQLSPPPASPGEAVLWWTDASVGAQQSSCRLVRLSSCGQAVISDLRNLGGAVCQAQLDVQTHRCQLDDVRVSWAPTLGDCISVSGFSGVVQIYDASAWKTELGEAQPLFQHRGHVVSSQQADGCVPVFVTSHVWHPERPRTLLSAASDGSVHVWDWVNPDGSVADDPTLETK comes from the exons ATGGACAACACAGAGTTAGATGATATTTTAGATGACTGGTTTATCGAGTCCCTGAAAAC GTACAAAGATCTTCATGTTTACCAGCTGGAACACCCCACCCAGGTCATCGAGTGGACATCAGGGAAGA ctgtttgtgtcGCCGGCTACAGTTCGTCCAGAAATGAAATTTTGGAGCTTCGTTTGCCGCTGAAACTTTTGGCTGATGAAAACAAG GGTCTCTGTGCTGAACGGGATTTCAAAGTTGTCCACGGTGGTTTCACAGAAGGCCCCATTCGCTGCCTCAGACACATCCCAGGAACGAG GTGTGTTGTAACCAATGATGGGCGGAGCTCTGACCTGCAGGTGTGGGACCTCGGAGGAGACGACAGCG ATGTGATCAAGAAAAAGGGAAGTGTCGAGGGCAGGAGCAAGGTTTCAGAGACTGGCAGCAGGATCGCAGCTCGAGACGCGTCCCTGCCTCAAGTCCTTCATGGAGCTCAGAGCAGCGATGTCCAGCTGACTGAGCTGACCTCAGGACAGAGTCTGTATGAACTAG AGACCAGCTCAGCAGAGCCTCTCAGTTCTTTACAGTTTGTGGGCGACACGGTTTTCATCGCCGGCTGCTGTAACGGGAGCGTTTATGTCGCAGACACACGGACGTCTGGAGCTCCTCAGctttcacctccaccagcatctcCAGGCGAAGCAGTCCTGTGGTGGACGGACGCCTCTGTGGGTGCACAGCAGTCCAGCTGCAGGCTTGTCAGACTGTCTTCCTGTGGACAGGCAGTGATTTCAGACTTGAGGAATCTGGGAGGAGCCGTGTGTCAGGCTCAGCTGGACGTCCAAACACACCGTTGCCAACTGGATGATGTCAGAGTGTCGTGGGCGCCGACGCTGGGCGACTGCATCTCAGTGTCAG GTTTCAGTGGAGTTGTTCAGATCTACGACGCGTCTGCCTGGAAAACCGAGCTAGGGGAAGCTCAGCCGCTGTTTCAGCATCGTGGACATGTGGTTTCATCCCAGCAGGCCGACGGCTGCGTCCCCGTCTTCGTCACCTCCCACGTTTGGCATCCCGAGCGGCCGCGGACGCTGCTGTCTGCAGCctcagatggttctgttcacgtCTGGGACTGGGTGAACCCAGATGGATCAGTTGCTGATGATCCAACACTAGAAACAAAGTGA
- the plekhf2 gene encoding pleckstrin homology domain-containing family F member 2 translates to MVDRLANSEANSKRIAMVESCFGAAGQPLIIPGRVLIGEGVLTKLCRKKPKARQFFLFNDILVYGNIVIQKKKYNKQHIIPLESVTIDTVPDEGDLRNGWLIKTPTKSFAVYAATATEKSEWMNHIGKCVGDLLQKSGKSPTGEHAAVWVPDSEATMCMRCKKVKFTPVSRRHHCRKCGFVVCGPCSEKKYLLPSQSSKPVRVCEFCYGQLMSGGLAPRSDSIGRSGFNNPSDDDDEDDSSD, encoded by the coding sequence ATGGTGGACCGGCTTGCTAACAGCGAGGCCAACTCCAAGCGGATCGCAATGGTGGAGAGCTGCTTCGGAGCTGCGGGCCAGCCGCTAATCATCCCGGGCCGCGTGCTGATCGGAGAGGGTGTCCTCACCAAGCTCTGCCGCAAGAAGCCCAAGGCGCGGCAGTTTTTCCTCTTCAACGACATCCTGGTCTACGGCAACATCGTAATCCAGAAGAAGAAGTACAACAAGCAGCACATCATCCCTCTGGAGAGCGTCACCATCGACACGGTGCCGGACGAGGGCGACCTGCGCAACGGTTGGCTCATCAAGACGCCCACTAAGTCGTTTGCCGTCTATGCCGCCACCGCCACAGAAAAGTCAGAGTGGATGAACCACATCGGGAAGTGTGTGGGAGATTTGCTGCAGAAGAGCGGCAAGTCCCCGACTGGCGAGCACGCCGCTGTGTGGGTGCCTGACTCTGAGGCCACCATGTGTATGCGCTGTAAGAAGGTAAAGTTCACGCCGGTCAGCCGCCGCCACCACTGCAGAAAGTGCGGCTTTGTGGTTTGCGGGCCGTGTTCGGAAAAGAAGTACCTCCTGCCCAGCCAGTCGTCCAAACCGGTTCGTGTTTGCGAGTTCTGCTACGGGCAGCTGATGTCCGGAGGCCTCGCGCCGCGTTCAGACTCCATCGGCCGCTCAGGGTTCAACAACCCGTCAGACGATGACGACGAAGACGACAGCAGTGACTGA
- the wdr73 gene encoding integrator complex assembly factor WDR73 isoform X3, whose protein sequence is MDNTELDDILDDWFIESLKTNVFSGSCRYKDLHVYQLEHPTQVIEWTSGKTVCVAGYSSSRNEILELRLPLKLLADENKGLCAERDFKVVHGGFTEGPIRCLRHIPGTRCVVTNDGRSSDLQVWDLGGDDSDVIKKKGSVEGRSKVSETGSRIAARDASLPQVLHGAQSSDVQLTELTSGQSLYELETSSAEPLSSLQFVGDTVFIAGCCNGSVYVADTRTSGAPQLSPPPASPGEAVLWWTDASVGAQQSSCRLVRLSSCGQAVISDLRNLGGAVCQAQLDVQTHRCQLDDVRVSWAPTLGDCISVSGFSGVVQIYDASAWKTELGEAQPLFQHRGHVVSSQQADGCVPVFVTSHVWHPERPRTLLSAASDGSVHVWDWVNPDGSVADDPTLETK, encoded by the exons ATGGACAACACAGAGTTAGATGATATTTTAGATGACTGGTTTATCGAGTCCCTGAAAAC AAACGTATTCTCTGGGTCCTGCAGGTACAAAGATCTTCATGTTTACCAGCTGGAACACCCCACCCAGGTCATCGAGTGGACATCAGGGAAGA ctgtttgtgtcGCCGGCTACAGTTCGTCCAGAAATGAAATTTTGGAGCTTCGTTTGCCGCTGAAACTTTTGGCTGATGAAAACAAG GGTCTCTGTGCTGAACGGGATTTCAAAGTTGTCCACGGTGGTTTCACAGAAGGCCCCATTCGCTGCCTCAGACACATCCCAGGAACGAG GTGTGTTGTAACCAATGATGGGCGGAGCTCTGACCTGCAGGTGTGGGACCTCGGAGGAGACGACAGCG ATGTGATCAAGAAAAAGGGAAGTGTCGAGGGCAGGAGCAAGGTTTCAGAGACTGGCAGCAGGATCGCAGCTCGAGACGCGTCCCTGCCTCAAGTCCTTCATGGAGCTCAGAGCAGCGATGTCCAGCTGACTGAGCTGACCTCAGGACAGAGTCTGTATGAACTAG AGACCAGCTCAGCAGAGCCTCTCAGTTCTTTACAGTTTGTGGGCGACACGGTTTTCATCGCCGGCTGCTGTAACGGGAGCGTTTATGTCGCAGACACACGGACGTCTGGAGCTCCTCAGctttcacctccaccagcatctcCAGGCGAAGCAGTCCTGTGGTGGACGGACGCCTCTGTGGGTGCACAGCAGTCCAGCTGCAGGCTTGTCAGACTGTCTTCCTGTGGACAGGCAGTGATTTCAGACTTGAGGAATCTGGGAGGAGCCGTGTGTCAGGCTCAGCTGGACGTCCAAACACACCGTTGCCAACTGGATGATGTCAGAGTGTCGTGGGCGCCGACGCTGGGCGACTGCATCTCAGTGTCAG GTTTCAGTGGAGTTGTTCAGATCTACGACGCGTCTGCCTGGAAAACCGAGCTAGGGGAAGCTCAGCCGCTGTTTCAGCATCGTGGACATGTGGTTTCATCCCAGCAGGCCGACGGCTGCGTCCCCGTCTTCGTCACCTCCCACGTTTGGCATCCCGAGCGGCCGCGGACGCTGCTGTCTGCAGCctcagatggttctgttcacgtCTGGGACTGGGTGAACCCAGATGGATCAGTTGCTGATGATCCAACACTAGAAACAAAGTGA
- the wdr73 gene encoding integrator complex assembly factor WDR73 isoform X1 has translation MDNTELDDILDDWFIESLKTNVFSGSCRYKDLHVYQLEHPTQVIEWTSGKTVCVAGYSSSRNEILELRLPLKLLADENKGLCAERDFKVVHGGFTEGPIRCLRHIPGTRCVVTNDGRSSDLQVWDLGGDDSAQLLSCRPTADVIKKKGSVEGRSKVSETGSRIAARDASLPQVLHGAQSSDVQLTELTSGQSLYELETSSAEPLSSLQFVGDTVFIAGCCNGSVYVADTRTSGAPQLSPPPASPGEAVLWWTDASVGAQQSSCRLVRLSSCGQAVISDLRNLGGAVCQAQLDVQTHRCQLDDVRVSWAPTLGDCISVSGFSGVVQIYDASAWKTELGEAQPLFQHRGHVVSSQQADGCVPVFVTSHVWHPERPRTLLSAASDGSVHVWDWVNPDGSVADDPTLETK, from the exons ATGGACAACACAGAGTTAGATGATATTTTAGATGACTGGTTTATCGAGTCCCTGAAAAC AAACGTATTCTCTGGGTCCTGCAGGTACAAAGATCTTCATGTTTACCAGCTGGAACACCCCACCCAGGTCATCGAGTGGACATCAGGGAAGA ctgtttgtgtcGCCGGCTACAGTTCGTCCAGAAATGAAATTTTGGAGCTTCGTTTGCCGCTGAAACTTTTGGCTGATGAAAACAAG GGTCTCTGTGCTGAACGGGATTTCAAAGTTGTCCACGGTGGTTTCACAGAAGGCCCCATTCGCTGCCTCAGACACATCCCAGGAACGAG GTGTGTTGTAACCAATGATGGGCGGAGCTCTGACCTGCAGGTGTGGGACCTCGGAGGAGACGACAGCG CTCAGTTGCTGTCTTGTCGTCCAACGGCAGATGTGATCAAGAAAAAGGGAAGTGTCGAGGGCAGGAGCAAGGTTTCAGAGACTGGCAGCAGGATCGCAGCTCGAGACGCGTCCCTGCCTCAAGTCCTTCATGGAGCTCAGAGCAGCGATGTCCAGCTGACTGAGCTGACCTCAGGACAGAGTCTGTATGAACTAG AGACCAGCTCAGCAGAGCCTCTCAGTTCTTTACAGTTTGTGGGCGACACGGTTTTCATCGCCGGCTGCTGTAACGGGAGCGTTTATGTCGCAGACACACGGACGTCTGGAGCTCCTCAGctttcacctccaccagcatctcCAGGCGAAGCAGTCCTGTGGTGGACGGACGCCTCTGTGGGTGCACAGCAGTCCAGCTGCAGGCTTGTCAGACTGTCTTCCTGTGGACAGGCAGTGATTTCAGACTTGAGGAATCTGGGAGGAGCCGTGTGTCAGGCTCAGCTGGACGTCCAAACACACCGTTGCCAACTGGATGATGTCAGAGTGTCGTGGGCGCCGACGCTGGGCGACTGCATCTCAGTGTCAG GTTTCAGTGGAGTTGTTCAGATCTACGACGCGTCTGCCTGGAAAACCGAGCTAGGGGAAGCTCAGCCGCTGTTTCAGCATCGTGGACATGTGGTTTCATCCCAGCAGGCCGACGGCTGCGTCCCCGTCTTCGTCACCTCCCACGTTTGGCATCCCGAGCGGCCGCGGACGCTGCTGTCTGCAGCctcagatggttctgttcacgtCTGGGACTGGGTGAACCCAGATGGATCAGTTGCTGATGATCCAACACTAGAAACAAAGTGA